A region from the Leptospira venezuelensis genome encodes:
- the aat gene encoding leucyl/phenylalanyl-tRNA--protein transferase: MRDFSDFFADPRHSTEEVVGIGGDLKPDRLLYAYTRGIFPWADKPLLWFSLDPRAIFDLNVLHISSRVHRRIRQKKFTVTFNRAFEQVMRCCAFRTEEQTWITENFLQGFTNFHKEGYAHSIEVWDENGRLGGGVYGVAIGKFFAGESMFSFLPDFGKIGLYFLFEALKKDGFTLFDTQQMNPVTLNLGAYEIPKDKFLDRLSLAVAIPNKWVPPMDEI; the protein is encoded by the coding sequence ATTCGGGACTTTTCCGATTTTTTTGCAGATCCTCGACATTCTACCGAAGAGGTTGTGGGCATTGGCGGAGATCTAAAACCAGATCGCCTTTTATATGCCTATACTCGAGGGATCTTTCCTTGGGCAGATAAACCTCTACTTTGGTTTTCTTTGGATCCGCGAGCTATCTTTGACCTAAATGTTCTTCATATTAGTTCCAGAGTTCACCGAAGAATTCGCCAAAAAAAATTTACAGTTACGTTTAATCGTGCTTTTGAGCAAGTTATGCGTTGCTGCGCGTTCAGAACAGAAGAGCAAACTTGGATAACGGAAAACTTTCTACAGGGTTTTACCAACTTTCATAAAGAAGGTTATGCTCATAGTATAGAGGTTTGGGACGAAAACGGACGGTTAGGTGGGGGAGTGTATGGTGTGGCTATCGGTAAATTTTTTGCCGGAGAGTCCATGTTCTCCTTTTTACCTGATTTCGGGAAGATCGGGCTCTATTTTTTGTTCGAAGCATTGAAGAAGGATGGTTTCACATTATTCGATACCCAGCAAATGAACCCGGTCACTTTGAATCTGGGAGCTTACGAGATCCCGAAAGATAAATTTTTGGACCGTTTGTCACTCGCTGTAGCAATCCCGAACAAATGGGTCCCACCTATGGATGAAATCTGA
- the thpR gene encoding RNA 2',3'-cyclic phosphodiesterase encodes MRSFLGLALPDSIKSDLEKICFGLEEIRWVSPENFHATLVFLGELKSEELEKVSEICNEVSEKSFSLEIKGVGFFGNKFPEILYADVTLSEELKKLQKVLESTLRREGFSIEKRDYKPHITIGRFKRTPEKRLDLYLNEFSQFQTDIVPVSEFHLFSSRSGANGQIYSVEESYPLLL; translated from the coding sequence ATGAGAAGTTTTTTAGGATTGGCTCTTCCTGATTCTATAAAATCGGATCTGGAAAAAATCTGTTTTGGCTTGGAAGAGATCCGCTGGGTTTCTCCTGAAAATTTTCATGCTACTCTTGTATTTCTGGGCGAATTAAAATCGGAAGAATTAGAAAAAGTTTCTGAGATCTGTAACGAGGTTTCTGAAAAAAGTTTTTCTTTAGAGATCAAAGGAGTAGGATTTTTCGGCAATAAGTTTCCAGAGATCCTCTATGCAGATGTAACACTTTCAGAAGAACTGAAAAAGCTTCAGAAAGTTTTAGAATCTACTCTCAGAAGGGAAGGTTTCTCGATTGAAAAACGGGATTATAAACCTCATATAACAATTGGAAGATTCAAGAGAACTCCCGAAAAACGTTTAGACCTGTATTTAAATGAATTCTCTCAATTCCAAACTGACATAGTTCCTGTGTCGGAATTCCATCTATTTTCTAGTCGCAGTGGAGCGAATGGTCAGATATACTCGGTCGAAGAATCGTATCCTCTTCTTTTGTAA